The following proteins are co-located in the Pleurocapsa minor HA4230-MV1 genome:
- a CDS encoding O-antigen ligase family protein, with amino-acid sequence MKLSIRPWENTFAVASLLLFSQGFYSLILGPSIGGDEGDIDSALLRFAFLSIYLITFALLGLRWQRTIAFLKTNLWLLFLIGLVIFSVSWSSLPDLTLRKAIALIGTSAFGLYLGSRYSFEEQLKIYAWSFGIGLFCSFLFALVIPTYGIMPSGNWRGIYPHKNGLGEAMFMSFLTFYFRSISAKQYRTFYQICCLLSVVIILLAQSGTSLISVIFIFTTAQGLKLVSFKSKQSVLAILLLLIFIALSLFFLMINFNTFLNAFDKDITLTGRTPLWADLWGFIQQKPWLGYGYGAFFSSSHRETDIIWKVHTWIPPHAHNGFIQTWLDIGVIGLAVFSVSYFGCIFNALFKYLLSKEIKVLWIFLLLLYTIFFNLTEVSFLSQSTLWIISLAAIYSMKTTSKIKLLS; translated from the coding sequence ATGAAATTATCAATTCGTCCTTGGGAAAATACGTTTGCAGTGGCTTCTTTATTGCTATTTTCTCAAGGATTTTACAGCCTAATTTTAGGGCCATCAATTGGTGGTGATGAAGGAGATATCGATAGTGCGCTGCTGCGCTTTGCTTTCCTCTCAATCTATCTCATCACTTTTGCTCTGTTAGGCTTGCGCTGGCAAAGAACAATCGCTTTTCTCAAAACCAATTTATGGCTACTGTTTTTAATTGGGCTGGTAATATTCTCGGTTTCATGGTCTTCACTCCCCGATCTTACCTTAAGAAAAGCGATCGCTTTAATTGGGACAAGTGCATTTGGCCTATATTTGGGGTCTAGATATAGCTTTGAGGAACAGCTTAAAATATATGCTTGGAGCTTTGGAATCGGCTTATTTTGTAGTTTTCTATTTGCCTTGGTCATTCCCACTTATGGAATTATGCCTTCTGGTAATTGGCGGGGCATTTATCCCCATAAAAATGGTTTGGGGGAAGCTATGTTTATGAGCTTTCTCACTTTCTACTTTCGCTCAATTTCAGCCAAGCAGTATCGGACATTTTACCAAATTTGCTGCTTACTCTCAGTCGTAATCATACTCTTGGCTCAATCTGGGACATCTTTGATTAGCGTGATATTTATTTTTACAACTGCTCAAGGATTAAAACTAGTATCGTTTAAATCTAAGCAGAGTGTTTTGGCAATCCTGCTCCTGTTGATCTTCATAGCCTTATCGCTATTCTTCCTGATGATCAATTTTAATACCTTCTTAAATGCCTTTGATAAAGACATTACCCTCACAGGAAGAACTCCTTTATGGGCCGATCTCTGGGGTTTCATTCAACAAAAGCCCTGGCTTGGTTATGGATATGGTGCGTTTTTTTCGAGTTCACACCGAGAAACAGATATAATTTGGAAAGTTCATACTTGGATTCCTCCTCATGCACACAATGGCTTTATTCAAACTTGGTTAGATATAGGCGTAATTGGACTAGCTGTATTTAGCGTTAGCTATTTTGGCTGTATTTTCAATGCCCTCTTTAAATATTTATTGTCTAAAGAAATTAAAGTGCTGTGGATTTTTCTGCTTTTACTCTATACTATTTTTTTCAACCTAACCGAAGTATCTTTCTTGAGTCAAAGTACGCTCTGGATTATCTCTTTAGCAGCAATCTACTCCATGAAAACAACTTCAAAAATCAAGCTTTTAAGTTAG
- a CDS encoding polysaccharide biosynthesis tyrosine autokinase, whose protein sequence is MDSNLPIEEHIDFSRYWQVIRRHWIPASATFVGIVTLSLIAALASKNIYEAEARLLIEPEQTSSRIGIADGNPEVKKTVLEKDPIETEAEILGSRTIVEKVIQELDLKEENGKPLTYKTVKKALKVQPVIGTDLLQISYENPDPDVAVSFVNRAVELYSDGYALFNSEAALQDGDFIKQQLPKLETEVEDAEANLRNFKNRNGISDLQGQITADIDSVAQVENQINQVSADLNDVNARYNRLQSQLGMSWQEASAVSSLSQSISLQETLAQLQKVKVELAQKSNLLSDSSPQIISLKEEQADLEALLRTEVASALGPQQQGLAGQINILRLGELKQGQLTEFADLGLRKEGLEQRLASLKDSYNNYQKRANLSPQLEEQQRQLERKLESVTANYETLLTKANEIGIRQDYKVDKVRVISAAALAEDPVNPDGKIIVAAGAMMGLLFGTALAFLLDLKDNTIKNTQEVESMFAYPLHGVVPDLSLGGNNQQLQLPGSERANFPEQVVSEVSMMPLKEAYQNIQVNLNLLDANAKKKVIAITSSVPQEGKSSVSANLAVARSQCGQRILLIDADMRRPTQHHIWEISNQIGLHEVMAGKIFWSEGVQNVMPNLDVLTSGSIPANPIALLDSPSFLDFIAEIAQEYDQVIFDTPPIIGLADAKIIGKAVDGFLFVVRPGVADYNSATAAKKLLDSTGLKVLGVIVNGADMKREPYHYSSYYYAKKK, encoded by the coding sequence ATGGATTCTAACTTACCCATTGAAGAGCATATCGATTTTAGTCGTTACTGGCAGGTAATCAGACGACACTGGATTCCAGCTAGCGCAACTTTTGTCGGGATTGTTACTCTTTCCTTAATTGCAGCTTTAGCATCAAAAAACATTTATGAAGCTGAAGCAAGATTACTAATTGAGCCTGAGCAAACTTCAAGCCGTATCGGTATTGCCGATGGTAATCCTGAAGTAAAAAAAACCGTTTTAGAAAAAGATCCGATTGAGACTGAAGCAGAGATTCTTGGTTCGAGAACCATTGTGGAAAAAGTAATTCAAGAACTCGACCTTAAAGAAGAAAATGGTAAGCCTCTAACTTATAAAACTGTCAAAAAAGCGCTCAAGGTTCAACCCGTCATCGGTACTGATTTATTACAAATATCTTATGAGAATCCAGATCCTGACGTAGCAGTTTCCTTTGTTAATCGGGCGGTAGAACTCTACTCTGATGGTTATGCTCTATTTAACAGTGAAGCAGCACTACAAGACGGAGATTTTATCAAACAGCAGCTACCGAAATTAGAGACTGAGGTGGAAGATGCCGAAGCAAACCTCCGCAACTTTAAAAATCGCAATGGTATTTCTGATCTTCAAGGGCAAATTACCGCCGATATTGATTCGGTTGCTCAGGTTGAAAATCAGATCAATCAGGTGAGCGCTGACTTGAATGACGTGAATGCACGCTATAACAGATTGCAGAGTCAACTCGGTATGAGTTGGCAAGAGGCTTCAGCAGTCAGTTCTCTCAGCCAATCCATCAGCTTACAGGAAACATTAGCTCAGCTACAAAAGGTCAAGGTAGAGCTGGCTCAAAAGAGTAATCTTTTATCGGATAGTTCTCCCCAAATTATTAGCCTCAAGGAGGAACAAGCAGATTTAGAAGCTTTGTTGAGAACAGAAGTAGCAAGTGCCTTGGGCCCTCAACAACAAGGACTGGCAGGACAAATTAATATTTTAAGATTGGGGGAATTAAAGCAAGGGCAACTTACAGAGTTTGCCGATCTGGGGTTACGCAAAGAAGGTTTAGAGCAGAGACTGGCATCCCTGAAAGATTCTTACAACAATTACCAAAAAAGGGCGAATCTTTCACCTCAACTAGAAGAGCAACAGCGACAATTAGAGCGTAAGCTTGAGTCAGTAACCGCCAATTATGAAACTCTTTTGACTAAGGCTAATGAGATAGGTATTCGTCAAGATTACAAGGTAGATAAAGTTAGAGTAATTTCGGCAGCAGCTCTGGCTGAAGATCCTGTTAATCCTGATGGCAAAATAATTGTCGCAGCAGGAGCGATGATGGGGCTACTTTTTGGTACGGCTTTAGCTTTTCTGTTAGATCTCAAGGACAATACTATCAAAAATACTCAAGAAGTAGAAAGTATGTTTGCTTATCCTCTTCATGGGGTTGTACCAGATCTTAGTTTGGGAGGAAATAATCAGCAGCTTCAGCTTCCTGGGAGCGAGAGAGCGAATTTTCCTGAGCAGGTTGTCAGCGAAGTATCGATGATGCCACTCAAAGAAGCCTATCAAAATATTCAGGTTAATCTTAATCTTCTTGACGCTAATGCCAAGAAAAAAGTGATTGCCATCACTAGCTCCGTACCCCAGGAAGGAAAGTCTTCTGTCTCAGCCAATCTTGCCGTAGCGCGATCGCAATGTGGTCAGAGGATCTTGTTAATCGATGCAGACATGCGCCGCCCAACTCAACATCATATTTGGGAAATTTCTAACCAAATTGGTCTACATGAAGTTATGGCAGGAAAAATTTTCTGGTCAGAAGGGGTACAAAATGTGATGCCTAATCTGGATGTTTTAACTTCTGGTTCAATTCCTGCCAATCCTATTGCTCTATTAGATTCTCCTTCTTTTCTCGATTTTATCGCCGAAATAGCTCAAGAATACGATCAGGTTATTTTTGATACTCCACCAATCATTGGTCTTGCCGACGCAAAAATCATTGGCAAGGCTGTTGATGGCTTTTTGTTTGTAGTTCGTCCAGGAGTGGCAGACTATAATAGTGCCACCGCGGCCAAAAAACTGCTTGACAGCACTGGATTAAAAGTTTTAGGCGTAATTGTCAATGGGGCTGATATGAAGCGAGAACCTTATCATTACAGCAGTTACTATTACGCTAAGAAAAAATAA
- a CDS encoding sugar transferase → MLDKFSSTPDYAVNKQDRLDDQMIESRDLRSPGYLKLAEKEISYRLKITILFLMDSLALALGWSIAFDYSWAQLDSDFMHKNPAMFSLFLTVLGFMIFLFSAYDLYRKGNKSRNLSNPIKAVFLAHIAIVPIVWRFYESQVIYQLLLASIITILLVTLQRLSLNWVWFYVRQKYYPLKQKILLIGNPEELKSSKALLESSEVYLIAGQLDLSKFHQDEALYLALDQINYKELDEVFICSWEAVKGSASLYWKLRTIGVNWRILPINFKLPARQAEIATIIGVPTIRFAQSAIVGIDFFSKRVFDILVSSLLLAVIGLPLLVIAMLIKLDSPGAILYQQTRVGLKGNHFKICKFRTMVENASELQQKLEAQNEIQGGILFKIKDDPRITRIGKYLRRYSLDELPQLLNVLRGEMSLVGPRPLPVRDVAKFSQDHFFRQEVLPGITGLWQVSGRSDTGSEGVFDLDFEYIENWSLALDFKILLQTIQVVFLAKGAY, encoded by the coding sequence ATGTTAGACAAATTCTCTAGTACTCCAGACTACGCGGTAAATAAGCAAGATCGTTTAGATGATCAGATGATAGAGAGTAGAGATCTTCGTTCTCCTGGGTATTTAAAGTTAGCTGAAAAAGAAATTTCCTACAGACTAAAAATCACTATTTTGTTCTTGATGGACAGTTTAGCTTTGGCTTTAGGATGGTCAATTGCCTTCGACTACAGTTGGGCGCAACTTGATTCTGATTTTATGCACAAAAATCCAGCAATGTTCAGTCTTTTTTTGACTGTATTGGGATTTATGATTTTTCTATTTTCTGCCTACGATTTGTATCGTAAGGGGAATAAAAGCCGCAACCTTTCAAACCCAATCAAAGCTGTTTTTCTAGCGCATATAGCAATTGTACCAATTGTTTGGCGATTTTATGAATCTCAAGTCATTTATCAATTATTGCTAGCTAGCATCATAACGATTTTACTGGTTACTTTACAGCGTTTAAGTTTAAATTGGGTCTGGTTTTATGTGCGTCAAAAATACTACCCTTTAAAACAAAAAATTCTTTTGATTGGTAACCCAGAAGAATTAAAGAGTTCAAAAGCCTTACTAGAAAGTAGTGAAGTTTATCTAATTGCAGGACAGCTAGATCTATCCAAATTTCATCAAGATGAGGCACTTTACCTGGCTCTGGATCAAATTAACTATAAAGAGCTAGATGAAGTGTTTATCTGCTCATGGGAAGCGGTCAAAGGATCTGCTAGTCTTTATTGGAAACTAAGAACGATTGGTGTCAACTGGAGAATTCTGCCAATTAACTTCAAATTGCCCGCCAGACAGGCGGAAATTGCGACAATTATCGGCGTACCAACGATTAGATTTGCTCAATCGGCAATTGTCGGGATCGACTTTTTCAGCAAGCGAGTTTTTGATATTTTGGTGTCTTCTTTGTTGTTAGCAGTTATTGGGCTACCATTACTGGTAATTGCCATGCTAATCAAGTTAGATTCACCAGGTGCAATCTTATACCAACAGACGCGAGTTGGTCTAAAAGGAAATCACTTCAAGATCTGTAAGTTTCGTACCATGGTAGAAAATGCTAGTGAACTACAGCAAAAGCTTGAAGCGCAAAACGAAATTCAGGGAGGAATCTTATTTAAAATCAAAGACGATCCCCGTATTACTCGGATTGGTAAGTATCTACGTCGCTATAGTCTTGATGAACTACCCCAACTACTTAATGTTCTGCGAGGAGAAATGAGTTTGGTTGGGCCTAGACCGCTTCCTGTTAGAGACGTTGCCAAATTTTCTCAGGATCACTTTTTTCGCCAAGAAGTATTACCAGGAATTACTGGATTGTGGCAGGTTAGCGGTCGTTCTGATACTGGTTCTGAAGGTGTCTTCGATTTAGATTTTGAATATATTGAAAACTGGTCTTTGGCCCTTGATTTTAAAATTTTGCTCCAGACAATTCAGGTCGTCTTTTTAGCAAAAGGTGCATATTAA